CCGCCGGCCCCTTCGTCGGCCTGTTCGGCACGGTCTGGGGTATCATGTCGAGCTTCCAGTCGATCGCGGCGTCGAAAAATACCTCTCTGGCGGTGGTGGCGCCCGGTATCGCGGAGGCGCTGTTTGCGACCGCCGTCGGCCTTATCGCCGCCATTCCTGCCACTATTTTCTACAATAAGTTCACGTCCGAGGTGAACCGGCAGGCCCAGCGGCTCGAGGGCTTCGCCGATGAATTTTCAGCCATCCTGTCCCGTCAGATCGATGAGCGTGGCTGACGGACGGCATGTATAGTGTGAAGGGCAATTTGGGCACCAGACCATGGGCATGAACGTCGCAAGTTCATCCGGAGGCGGCGGGCGCCGTGGCCGGCGCAAGCCCGTCGTGGCCGAGATCAACGTCACGCCGATGGTCGACGTGATGCTGGTGCTGCTCATCATCTTCATGGTGTCGGCGCCGATGCTGACGGTCGGCGTGCCGCTCGATCTGCCGCAGACCCAGGCCAAGAGCATCGAAAACAGCGACCAGAAGCCGATCCAGCTGTCGGTCGACATCAAGGGCAAAGTGTTCATCAACGATGCCGAAATCGCCATCAACGACCTCGTGCCGAAGCTCAAGGCGATCACGGACGCGCGCGGCGGGCTCGAGGAGCGCATCTATTTGCGCGCCGACAAGAAGGCGGATTACGGCACGGTGGCCAAGGTGATGGGCCAGTTGTCCGGCGCAGGATTCAAGAAGCTTGCCCTCGTCACCGAAGCGGATCAGGGGTAGGCCGTGAAGGTGAACGTCGACAAGACACTCGTTGCGTCGATTGTGCTCCATGTCCTCGTGCTGGGATGGGGGCTCGTCACCTTCAGCAGCAAGGCCTATGTGGCGCCGGAAGAGTCGCTGCCGGTCGACATCATCTCCTCGGATCAGCTCGCCAAGATGATGGCGGGACAGAAGACCGGCAAGAAGGAAGAACTGAAGCCCAAGATCGAGAAGATCGCCGAGCCCAAGCCGGAGGAAGACGCCGTCGGCAAGGTCACGGAGAAGAAAGAGCTGATCAAGACCAACTCGCAGCCGGAGCCGCCGCCGAAACCCGTCGAGAAGCCGGTCGAGAAGAAGCCCGAGCCGCCGAAGCCCGTCGCCGAGGCCAAGCCGAAGGAAGAGCCGAAGCCGCAGGAAAAGAAGCCTGATCCGGCCAAGGAAGATCCGATCGCCGAGCTGCAGAAGAAGCTGGACACCAAGAAGCCGCCGCCCAAGCCCGTGGAGCAGAAGGTTGCGGCGGTGCAGCCGCAGCAGCAGCCCAAGCCGAAGGAGCGCACCTTCGATCCCGCGCAGATCCAGCGTGATCTCGACAAGCGCGCCGCGACCCGGCACGAGCAGACGGGTTCGGCACTGAATGCGTCGGCCTCGCTGGGGGCGGCGACCGGGACGGCGGCCAACAACGTCGCAACCTGGCAAGGTGCGTTTTTGTCAGCGGTCAAACGCTGTTTCACGCCGACCTACAACGGCCAGGACGCCGATCAATACGAAGCTGACATTGATATTTACATGAAGATCGATGGAACGCTGGCATCGGAGCCGGTCGTCGTCGCGGTGAGGGGACCGTCGCGGTCGATTGCACAGGCGGTGGCTGACAGTGGCAAGCGCGCCATCATGCAATGTCAGGCCTATTCGTTCCTGCCGAAGCAACAGTATGACACTTGGAAAACCATTCCGATGCGCTTCGGCCTGAAGGATATGTTGTGACATCCGAACAAAAGAATTCTGCGATGAATGACGTTCGATCAATAAACCGCCGCCGCTTCATGACGCTGACCGGATCCGCGCTCGCGACGCTCGGGACTGGACGTACCGTGGCCCAGGCGCAAAAACGGCTTGAAATCAATCCAACTGAATTCCAGCCGATCCCGATCGCGATCAGCAACTTCGTGCCGGGCTCGCCGTCCGACGGCGACGTCGGCAACGGTGTCACGCAGGTCATCACCAACAATCTGAAGCGTTCGGGTCTTTTCGCCCCGATCGACCAGGCCGCTTTCATCGAGCGCATCAGCAACATCGACGTCGCGCCGCAGTTCCAGAACTGGAAAACCATCAACGCGCAGGCCCTCGTCACCGGCCGGATGACGCGCCAGCCGGACGGTCGCCTCAAGGCAGAATTCCGCCTGTGGGACGTGGTCAGTGGCCAGCAGCTCACCGGACAGCAATATTTCACCTCGCCGGAATATTGGCGCCGCATAGCCCACATCATCTCCGACCAGATCTACGAGCGGATGACCGGCGAGAAGGGCTATTTCGACAGCCGCGTCGTGTTCGTGGACGAGACCGGACCAAAGGAGCGCCGCGTCAAGCGGCTTGCGATGATGGACCAGGACGGCGCCAATGTGCGCTATCTGACGCGCGGCTCCGACCTCGTGCTGACGCCGCGGTTCTCGCCGAACTCGCAAGAGATCACCTACATGGAGTTCGGGCAGGGCGATCCGAAGGTCTATCTTTTCAACATCGAGACCGGCCAGCGCGAGATCGTAGGCAATTTTCCGGGTATGACTTTCGCGCCGCGCTTCTCGCCGGACGGCCAGCGCGTCATCATGAGCCTACAGCAGGGCGGCAATTCCAACCTGTTCGTGATGGATCTGCGCTCGCGCTCGACCACGCGCCTCACCGACACGCCGGCGATCGACACGTCGCCGTCCTACTCGCCGGACGGCGCCCGCATCTGCTTCGAATCCGATCGCGGCGGCAGGTCGCAGATCTACGTGATGGCGGCGGGCGGAGGGCAGGCGCAGCGCATCTCCTTCTCCAAGGACGACACCAATGCCAGCTATTCGACGCCGGTGTGGTCGCCGAAGGGCGATTACATCGCCTTCACCAGGCAGGGCGGCGGACAGTTCGCGATCGGGGTCATGAAGCCGGACGGCTCCGGCGAGCGCATCCTCACCTCCGGCTTCCACAACGAGGGGCCGACCTTTTCGCCGAACGGCCGCGTGCTGATGTTCTTCCGCGATCCCGGCGGCAATGGCGGCCCGTCGCTGTACAGCGTCGACATCTCCGGTCGCAACGAGCTGAAGGTGCCGACGCCGGGCTTCGCCTCCGACCCGGCCTGGTCGCCGCTATTGTCCTCGACTGCAGGCCAATAGTTCACCCGTTCAGACGCGCGATGTTGTCGAAAAAATGCGCCGATTTTTTCGGATCCGCTGCGCAAGGCAAGCCTTTCTTCACCTTGTGCCCGGCAAGGCTTGCCTAGTTGCTTGAAATCTAAGCGGAAACGGGTTCGTCATTGCCGAAAAACAACTCGACTTTAACGATGTTCCCTCAGAAAGGCTTCATCAGGCCTGAGTAAAAGTACGCGCCAGACAGGACGCGCGTACAAACACAAATGCAGTTCGCAAGCCAGAGCGAAGAACCTGAGCAGGCATCGCCGAAGATTTCGGCGGCGCTGATCGATTCGCTGTTCGAGGCTCCCCGTCCGCTGCTGGCCGGCCTCGTATTCGTCTCCATCGGCGCGGCGCTCACTGCCTTGAAGACGGGAGAGCCCCTGATCTGGGCCTGCGTCGGATGTCTCGTCTTCGCCGGCATCATCCGCGCGTTCGACCTGCATCTGTACCAGAAACGCAAATCGGCGCTGACGGCCGAAGGGGCAGCGCGCTGGCAGAAGCGTTATCAGATCGGCGCGATGGTTCAGGCGGCTGCGATCGGCACGTGGTGCTCGACGACCCTGTTGGCCAGCGACGATGCCGTGGCTCATATGATCGCGCTGTCCGTCACCACAGGAATCGCGGCGGGCGGCGCCGGCAGAGCCTATGGCCGGCAATGGATCTTCCAACTCCAGGTCAGCCTCGTCTTCGTTCCGATCGTCATTGCCCTCGCGCTGCGCGGCACGCCGTTCTACGTGGCGATGTCGATCGTCAGCGCGGCGTTCCTGTTCTCGCTGATGGGCATCTCGGCCAATCTGCACCGGATATTCATGCGCGCACTGGCCGCGCGCGAGCGCGAAGCGGCGCTTGCCGGCCAGTTCGACACCGCATTGAACAACATGCCGCACGGCCTTTGCATGTTCCACGTCGACGGTCAGCTCGCGGTCA
This genomic stretch from Bradyrhizobium daqingense harbors:
- the tolR gene encoding protein TolR produces the protein MGMNVASSSGGGGRRGRRKPVVAEINVTPMVDVMLVLLIIFMVSAPMLTVGVPLDLPQTQAKSIENSDQKPIQLSVDIKGKVFINDAEIAINDLVPKLKAITDARGGLEERIYLRADKKADYGTVAKVMGQLSGAGFKKLALVTEADQG
- the tolB gene encoding Tol-Pal system beta propeller repeat protein TolB → MNDVRSINRRRFMTLTGSALATLGTGRTVAQAQKRLEINPTEFQPIPIAISNFVPGSPSDGDVGNGVTQVITNNLKRSGLFAPIDQAAFIERISNIDVAPQFQNWKTINAQALVTGRMTRQPDGRLKAEFRLWDVVSGQQLTGQQYFTSPEYWRRIAHIISDQIYERMTGEKGYFDSRVVFVDETGPKERRVKRLAMMDQDGANVRYLTRGSDLVLTPRFSPNSQEITYMEFGQGDPKVYLFNIETGQREIVGNFPGMTFAPRFSPDGQRVIMSLQQGGNSNLFVMDLRSRSTTRLTDTPAIDTSPSYSPDGARICFESDRGGRSQIYVMAAGGGQAQRISFSKDDTNASYSTPVWSPKGDYIAFTRQGGGQFAIGVMKPDGSGERILTSGFHNEGPTFSPNGRVLMFFRDPGGNGGPSLYSVDISGRNELKVPTPGFASDPAWSPLLSSTAGQ
- a CDS encoding protein TolA codes for the protein MKVNVDKTLVASIVLHVLVLGWGLVTFSSKAYVAPEESLPVDIISSDQLAKMMAGQKTGKKEELKPKIEKIAEPKPEEDAVGKVTEKKELIKTNSQPEPPPKPVEKPVEKKPEPPKPVAEAKPKEEPKPQEKKPDPAKEDPIAELQKKLDTKKPPPKPVEQKVAAVQPQQQPKPKERTFDPAQIQRDLDKRAATRHEQTGSALNASASLGAATGTAANNVATWQGAFLSAVKRCFTPTYNGQDADQYEADIDIYMKIDGTLASEPVVVAVRGPSRSIAQAVADSGKRAIMQCQAYSFLPKQQYDTWKTIPMRFGLKDML